A genome region from Marinobacter panjinensis includes the following:
- the tpx gene encoding thiol peroxidase has product MSNVTLGGDPITVSGTFPQPGDTVPDFTLTTQGLEDVTLDKWAGKRKILNIIPSIDTPTCATSTRKFNEKASNLDNTVVLVVSADLPPAASRFCGAEGLKNVITLSSFRNYSFQQDYGVAIQDGPLAGLCARAVVVLDEDNKVLHSELVDDIKHEPDYEKALSVL; this is encoded by the coding sequence ATGAGCAACGTAACACTGGGCGGCGACCCGATTACAGTCAGCGGCACCTTCCCGCAACCGGGCGACACCGTCCCAGACTTCACCCTCACCACTCAGGGCCTGGAAGACGTCACCCTCGACAAGTGGGCTGGCAAGCGCAAGATCCTCAACATCATCCCCAGCATCGACACCCCGACCTGCGCCACTTCCACACGCAAATTCAACGAAAAAGCCAGTAACCTGGACAATACCGTGGTGCTGGTTGTCTCGGCTGACCTGCCCCCTGCAGCCAGCCGGTTCTGTGGTGCAGAAGGCCTGAAAAACGTTATCACCCTGTCCAGCTTCCGCAACTACAGCTTTCAGCAGGACTACGGCGTTGCCATTCAGGATGGGCCACTTGCCGGCCTTTGTGCCCGCGCGGTGGTGGTGCTGGATGAGGACAACAAGGTTCTCCACAGTGAGTTGGTGGATGATATCAAGCATGAGCCAGATTATGAGAAGGCGCTTTCGGTGCTTTGA
- a CDS encoding MATE family efflux transporter produces the protein MTWPMLFGVLSLMTFQLVDSAFIGQLGRDPLAALGFTLPMQQLIIGLQVGLGIATTAIISRTLGAGDQLRAERLGGLVVTVGAILVIILCIGLWLLQTRIMSALGAEPSLLPLIRSYWIPWLMSAWTGAMLYFGYSVCRSHGDTRLPGYMMVATSLLNIALDPLYIFVFGWGLPGAALATITAFGIGCLFIYPKLLRCGWLRFDLKQLALGRALKQLNNIMAPAMVSQLMPPVSAMVATALVAGFGSAAVAAWGLGTRLEFFSIVVVLALTMSMPPMVGRMLGAGELGQIRKLVRLAVRFVVVWQLAIGLIWLMASGLVSELFTSDREVSDVLGSYLVRVPLSYSGLGICMLMVSVCNALGLALRALLVSTLRLFLCFLPFLWIGAQIGGINGLMSGALAGNLLAGVMAYAFYRQGIRKLAKLHAGS, from the coding sequence ATGACCTGGCCCATGCTTTTCGGCGTTCTTTCACTGATGACCTTCCAGCTGGTGGACAGCGCGTTTATTGGCCAGTTAGGGCGTGACCCGCTGGCAGCGCTGGGCTTTACCCTGCCTATGCAGCAGCTGATCATCGGGCTGCAAGTAGGCCTGGGCATCGCTACCACCGCCATCATCTCCCGCACCCTGGGCGCCGGCGACCAGCTCCGGGCAGAGCGACTGGGCGGCCTGGTGGTTACCGTGGGCGCCATTCTGGTGATTATCCTGTGCATCGGCCTGTGGCTATTGCAGACCCGAATCATGTCTGCGCTTGGCGCGGAACCAAGCCTGTTACCACTGATCCGAAGTTACTGGATACCCTGGCTGATGTCCGCCTGGACCGGCGCCATGCTGTATTTTGGCTACAGCGTGTGCCGCTCCCATGGCGACACCAGACTGCCAGGCTACATGATGGTAGCCACCAGCCTGCTCAACATCGCCCTGGACCCGCTCTACATCTTCGTCTTCGGCTGGGGCCTGCCCGGTGCCGCCCTGGCCACGATTACCGCCTTCGGCATCGGCTGCCTGTTTATCTACCCGAAACTGCTGCGCTGCGGCTGGTTGCGTTTTGACCTGAAGCAACTGGCTCTGGGGAGAGCACTCAAGCAGTTGAACAACATTATGGCCCCCGCCATGGTCAGCCAGTTGATGCCCCCTGTCTCGGCTATGGTGGCTACCGCACTGGTGGCCGGTTTCGGCTCGGCCGCTGTGGCCGCCTGGGGCCTGGGAACGCGCCTGGAGTTTTTCTCCATTGTGGTGGTACTGGCACTGACCATGTCCATGCCACCTATGGTGGGCCGCATGCTGGGCGCCGGCGAGCTCGGCCAGATCCGCAAACTGGTCCGGCTGGCGGTCCGGTTTGTGGTGGTGTGGCAACTGGCGATTGGCCTGATCTGGCTCATGGCCTCCGGGCTGGTGTCTGAGTTGTTCACCAGTGACCGGGAAGTCAGCGATGTCCTTGGCAGCTATCTGGTCCGGGTGCCACTCAGCTACAGCGGCCTGGGCATCTGCATGCTGATGGTGTCGGTCTGCAACGCCCTTGGGCTGGCATTACGGGCCCTGCTGGTGTCCACCCTTCGCCTGTTCCTCTGTTTTTTGCCCTTTCTCTGGATTGGTGCCCAGATTGGCGGCATCAACGGGCTGATGAGCGGTGCCTTAGCTGGTAACCTGTTGGCGGGTGTCATGGCTTATGCATTCTACCGCCAGGGCATCCGGAAACTGGCGAAGCTGCACGCCGGTTCTTGA
- a CDS encoding monovalent cation/H+ antiporter subunit A — MDIGLLVFLPVLGAIASLLSRLKRPGPDHVQTHALVALIAPAICLLLLLSYLPRIQSGEALVYSLSWVPEIGLGLAFRLDGLSWLFATLITGIGCLIIVYARYYFSGKDTAGRFFVLIQLFMTAMLGIVLSENLLFMLVFWELTSLVSFLLIGFTWSSRNARRGARMSLVITGGGGLALLGGILLLGQIVGSYQISDVLAATDTIISDDRYPLTLSLILLGAFTKSAQAPFHLWLPHAMAAPTPVSAYLHSATMVKAGLFLMARLHPAMGDTELWFSLITITGMVTLMVGAFVAMFMHDIKGLLAYSTISHLGLITLLIGMGSEMAMAAALFHLTIHALFKAPLFMMAGIVDQATGSRDMRNINGLWKTMPALMLITAIPAAAMAGLPLMSGYLSKKMLFSESLLVTAPHWANTLIPVWVTVAGLFSVAYSVRIFHNVFFNGQPVDLPHWPPRKKPAGMLVPLFILAAASLMVGLAPQAIYDNVIHLAVMATSMTQLPLYDFSALSDAQAPAMMSMIAMLGGIVFYLARGPLFAIHRQLPDLDAKNIFEQIMQQSIRFAQSLVYRLENGSLQRYLAFILVAAIAPALWMLGGYSGWQGPSELTEVNPMVVFGAVILCLSAIGVALFHHQRLPALLLLSVTGLFVTLAFAQFSAPDLALTQLSVEVMAVVIMMLALSFLPQTSPRESGAGRIVRDLGLAGLAGTGVALFAYAVLTRPAETISGYFLANSVPGGGGTNVVNVILVDFRGFDTLGEITVLGIAAVAVFAFTRDLHLKERVASAGTAKGYAEPHPVILQMVSRMALPIALLVSAYIFLRGHNMPGGGFIAGLVTAVALTLQYMAGGLVWAQERMLTHFRPLIGAGLLIATATGLGSWFVGYPFLTSAFSHMDWPLIGEFELATALLFDLGVYTTVVGATLLILANLGKLMTVAGPGQEVG; from the coding sequence ATGGACATTGGGCTTCTCGTCTTTTTGCCCGTACTGGGAGCCATTGCTTCGCTCCTCTCAAGGTTGAAGCGGCCCGGCCCGGATCATGTGCAGACCCACGCGCTGGTCGCACTGATCGCCCCGGCCATTTGTCTGCTGCTTTTGCTCAGTTATCTTCCCCGGATCCAGTCCGGCGAAGCCCTTGTCTATTCCCTTTCCTGGGTGCCCGAAATCGGCCTTGGCCTGGCGTTCCGGCTGGATGGCCTCAGCTGGTTATTTGCCACCCTGATTACCGGCATCGGCTGCCTCATCATTGTCTACGCCCGATACTATTTTTCCGGTAAAGACACCGCAGGGCGCTTTTTCGTTCTGATTCAGCTGTTCATGACCGCCATGCTCGGCATTGTGCTGTCCGAGAACCTGCTGTTCATGCTGGTGTTCTGGGAGCTCACCAGCCTGGTGTCCTTCCTGCTGATCGGTTTTACCTGGTCCAGTCGTAATGCCCGCCGGGGGGCGCGCATGTCGCTGGTGATTACCGGCGGGGGTGGCCTGGCCCTGCTGGGTGGCATTCTGCTTTTAGGGCAAATCGTTGGCAGCTACCAGATCAGCGATGTGCTGGCCGCCACCGACACCATCATCAGCGATGACCGCTACCCACTGACCCTGTCGCTGATTCTGCTCGGTGCCTTTACCAAGTCGGCCCAGGCGCCGTTCCATCTCTGGCTACCCCATGCCATGGCGGCGCCAACGCCGGTGTCCGCCTACCTGCACTCCGCCACCATGGTGAAAGCCGGCCTGTTCCTGATGGCACGCCTGCACCCGGCCATGGGCGACACCGAGCTATGGTTCAGCCTGATCACCATTACCGGCATGGTCACCCTGATGGTTGGCGCCTTTGTGGCCATGTTCATGCACGACATCAAGGGCCTGCTGGCCTATTCCACCATTTCCCACCTGGGACTGATCACTCTGCTGATTGGCATGGGCAGCGAAATGGCCATGGCGGCGGCGCTGTTTCATCTGACGATCCATGCCCTGTTCAAGGCCCCCCTGTTCATGATGGCGGGCATTGTCGATCAGGCTACGGGCAGCCGGGACATGCGCAATATCAATGGCCTGTGGAAAACCATGCCGGCGCTGATGCTGATTACCGCCATACCGGCGGCCGCCATGGCCGGCCTGCCCCTGATGAGCGGCTACCTGAGCAAGAAGATGCTGTTCTCGGAAAGCCTGCTGGTGACCGCACCCCACTGGGCCAATACCCTGATTCCGGTATGGGTTACCGTTGCCGGCCTGTTTTCCGTGGCCTATTCCGTGCGCATCTTCCACAACGTGTTTTTCAACGGTCAGCCGGTGGACCTGCCCCACTGGCCGCCCCGCAAAAAACCGGCCGGCATGCTGGTACCTCTGTTCATTCTTGCCGCTGCCTCATTAATGGTGGGGCTGGCACCACAAGCCATCTACGACAACGTGATTCACCTGGCGGTCATGGCTACGTCCATGACCCAGCTGCCGCTATACGACTTCTCGGCGCTGTCCGACGCCCAGGCGCCGGCCATGATGAGCATGATTGCAATGCTTGGCGGCATCGTTTTCTATCTCGCCCGCGGCCCGCTGTTTGCCATCCATCGCCAGTTACCGGACTTGGATGCCAAGAACATCTTTGAGCAGATCATGCAGCAAAGCATCCGCTTCGCCCAGTCGCTGGTCTATCGCCTGGAAAATGGCTCATTGCAACGCTACCTGGCCTTTATTCTGGTCGCCGCCATCGCACCGGCGCTGTGGATGCTCGGTGGCTACAGTGGCTGGCAAGGTCCATCGGAATTGACAGAGGTTAACCCAATGGTGGTTTTCGGTGCCGTCATCCTGTGCCTGTCGGCCATTGGCGTCGCGTTGTTTCACCATCAGCGCCTGCCGGCGCTGCTTCTTCTTTCGGTCACCGGCCTGTTCGTCACCCTCGCGTTCGCCCAGTTCTCGGCCCCTGATCTGGCACTTACCCAACTCTCCGTGGAAGTCATGGCGGTGGTCATCATGATGCTGGCACTGTCGTTCCTGCCCCAGACCTCACCCAGGGAATCCGGAGCCGGCAGGATTGTCCGCGACCTGGGCCTGGCTGGCCTGGCCGGGACCGGCGTTGCACTCTTCGCTTACGCAGTGCTGACCCGACCGGCTGAGACCATTTCCGGGTATTTCCTCGCCAACAGCGTTCCCGGTGGTGGCGGCACCAACGTAGTCAACGTCATTCTGGTGGATTTCCGTGGCTTCGACACCCTGGGGGAAATCACCGTGCTGGGTATCGCCGCCGTTGCGGTATTCGCGTTTACCCGTGACCTGCATTTGAAGGAACGGGTAGCCAGTGCCGGCACCGCAAAAGGGTATGCCGAGCCGCATCCGGTGATTCTGCAGATGGTCTCCCGCATGGCCCTGCCCATTGCCCTGCTGGTGTCCGCCTATATTTTCCTGCGGGGGCACAACATGCCGGGAGGGGGTTTCATTGCCGGGCTGGTAACTGCGGTTGCCCTCACCCTGCAGTACATGGCTGGTGGCCTGGTATGGGCGCAGGAACGGATGCTCACGCATTTCCGCCCGCTGATTGGCGCCGGTTTGCTGATTGCCACGGCCACCGGTTTGGGCAGCTGGTTTGTCGGCTACCCGTTCCTCACCTCCGCTTTCAGCCACATGGACTGGCCGCTGATCGGCGAGTTCGAGCTGGCGACGGCTTTGCTGTTTGATCTGGGGGTTTACACCACGGTGGTGGGGGCAACCCTGCTGATCCTGGCAAACCTGGGCAAACTGATGACCGTGGCCGGGCCCGGCCAGGAGGTGGGCTGA
- a CDS encoding Na+/H+ antiporter subunit C produces MELVVAITLGVLTSTGVYLMLRARTFSVVLGLTLLSHGVNLFLFSMGRLTTASPAVIGLVENYTDPLPQALVLTAIVISFSMTAFVVVLALKAAVELRSDHVDGEDPNEDRQ; encoded by the coding sequence ATGGAGCTGGTGGTTGCCATTACCCTGGGCGTGCTGACCAGCACTGGTGTGTACCTGATGCTACGGGCCCGCACCTTCTCCGTGGTGCTGGGTCTGACGCTGTTATCACATGGCGTAAACCTGTTCCTGTTCAGCATGGGCCGGCTGACCACTGCCTCCCCGGCCGTGATCGGGCTGGTGGAGAACTATACCGATCCACTCCCCCAGGCCCTTGTACTCACCGCCATTGTGATCAGTTTTTCGATGACGGCCTTTGTGGTGGTACTGGCCCTGAAAGCGGCGGTGGAACTGCGCAGTGATCATGTGGATGGCGAAGATCCGAACGAGGACCGCCAATGA
- a CDS encoding monovalent cation/H+ antiporter subunit D yields MNHLMIMPIVIPLLTGAFLLVMYRYNIGRQRSLSIGSTLLLVVFAVWAVLQAGVTDYTLYRLGNWQPPFGIVLVLDRLTAIMLLLTALLSLFCVLYASRGSDREGSHFHALLQFQLMGINGAFLTGDLFNLFVFFEVLLIASYALLLHGGGRARSRAGLHYVIINLAGSALFLLALGILYGIAGTLNMADLAHVIANAPEADLPLLKAASLLLMVVFGIKAALLPLLFWLPRAYSAASAPVAALFAIMTKVGFYAMVRVFLVVFGLDEAAPANDTVLAWLWPMALVTLALGAIGVLGAASLRTLTAYMVIVSVGILLATLSRNDEQLLAASLFYLLHSTCMTAVFFLLADLIGRYRDNGYDRFSIISPLSHRWILGSVFLVAAVSMASLPPFSGFVSKAWILQSSSHLPDYLWLWGAILISGLLIIAALSRAGSGWFWRPEEHTGKTVPALDSARTAAVCVMVTISFLLALFAQPVMDYLAAAAELVYQPSGYVDAVLGDYVRQGGEVTE; encoded by the coding sequence ATGAACCACCTGATGATCATGCCCATCGTGATACCCCTGCTGACGGGCGCCTTCCTGCTGGTGATGTACCGCTACAACATTGGCCGCCAACGGTCATTGAGTATCGGGTCCACCCTTTTGCTGGTGGTGTTCGCGGTGTGGGCTGTTCTCCAGGCGGGTGTCACGGATTACACCCTGTACCGTCTTGGCAACTGGCAGCCGCCCTTCGGAATTGTGCTGGTGCTGGACCGGCTCACCGCCATCATGCTGCTGCTGACGGCTCTGCTGAGCCTGTTCTGCGTTCTCTATGCCAGCCGTGGCTCGGACCGCGAGGGCTCCCACTTCCATGCCCTGCTGCAGTTTCAGCTCATGGGTATCAACGGTGCTTTCCTCACCGGGGACCTGTTCAATCTGTTCGTGTTCTTCGAGGTGCTGCTTATCGCCTCCTACGCACTACTGCTTCATGGTGGTGGGCGCGCGCGCAGCCGGGCCGGCCTGCACTACGTCATCATCAATCTGGCTGGCTCGGCGCTTTTCCTGCTGGCGCTTGGCATCCTCTATGGCATTGCCGGCACACTGAACATGGCTGACCTGGCCCATGTGATTGCCAATGCCCCGGAGGCGGACCTGCCGTTGCTGAAAGCCGCTTCGCTCCTGCTGATGGTGGTATTCGGTATCAAGGCCGCCCTGCTGCCGCTGCTGTTCTGGCTACCTCGGGCCTATTCAGCAGCCAGTGCCCCCGTCGCGGCGCTGTTCGCCATCATGACCAAAGTAGGTTTTTACGCCATGGTGCGGGTGTTTCTGGTGGTATTTGGCCTGGATGAAGCCGCACCTGCCAACGATACGGTATTGGCGTGGCTGTGGCCCATGGCCCTGGTAACGCTGGCACTGGGAGCCATTGGCGTACTGGGCGCCGCCAGCCTGCGGACTCTGACCGCCTACATGGTCATAGTTTCTGTGGGGATACTGCTGGCAACTTTGTCCCGCAACGACGAACAGCTTCTGGCCGCCAGCCTGTTCTACCTGCTGCACAGTACCTGTATGACGGCGGTGTTTTTCCTGCTGGCAGACCTGATCGGGCGTTACCGTGACAACGGTTACGACCGTTTCTCCATCATCTCGCCGCTGTCCCACCGCTGGATTCTGGGCAGTGTGTTTCTGGTTGCCGCCGTCAGTATGGCCAGTCTGCCGCCCTTCAGCGGGTTCGTCAGCAAAGCATGGATTCTGCAATCCTCCTCCCACCTGCCAGACTATCTCTGGCTGTGGGGGGCCATTCTCATTTCCGGACTGTTAATCATCGCAGCCCTGAGCAGGGCCGGGTCCGGTTGGTTCTGGCGGCCGGAGGAACACACTGGTAAAACCGTCCCGGCACTGGACAGCGCCCGCACTGCCGCCGTGTGTGTGATGGTTACCATCAGCTTCCTTCTTGCGCTTTTTGCCCAACCGGTGATGGATTACCTGGCGGCAGCCGCCGAGCTTGTTTACCAGCCGTCCGGCTACGTCGATGCGGTGTTGGGTGATTACGTCCGCCAGGGTGGGGAGGTGACCGAATGA
- a CDS encoding Na+/H+ antiporter subunit E: MNRREFWLPRPLFSLFLALLWLLMVNSFSVAHMLLGLALGVFIPFVTRSFWPEQAKVRYLLPLLRYFLVLMVDIVRSNLIVAKRILWYPNQLTPGFVIFPLELDDDFAITILASTISLTPGTVTAHYDSDAGTLLIHALHVTDEDELVRQIKDQYERPLKEIFQ, encoded by the coding sequence ATGAACCGTCGCGAATTCTGGCTGCCAAGACCACTGTTCTCTCTGTTCCTGGCGCTGCTCTGGTTGTTGATGGTCAACAGTTTTTCGGTCGCCCACATGCTGCTGGGGCTGGCCCTGGGTGTTTTCATTCCTTTCGTAACCCGGTCATTCTGGCCGGAACAGGCCAAAGTGCGCTATCTGCTGCCGCTTCTTCGGTACTTCCTGGTATTGATGGTAGACATCGTTCGCTCAAACCTGATCGTGGCAAAGCGTATCCTCTGGTACCCCAACCAGTTAACGCCGGGCTTTGTCATCTTTCCCCTGGAACTGGATGACGACTTCGCCATCACCATTCTGGCCAGTACCATTTCCCTGACACCGGGCACTGTAACTGCCCACTACGACAGCGATGCCGGCACCCTGCTGATTCACGCCCTGCATGTTACTGATGAAGATGAGCTGGTGCGGCAGATCAAGGACCAGTATGAGCGGCCGTTGAAGGAGATTTTCCAGTGA
- a CDS encoding K+/H+ antiporter subunit F → MIATVIPFVIGVFCLAVLLNLYRLAIGPDIVDRILALDTLMINSIALIVLADIQMSLGILFEAALLIALMGFVGTVAMTKYLLRGDVIE, encoded by the coding sequence GTGATTGCTACCGTGATTCCATTCGTCATCGGAGTGTTCTGCCTCGCTGTGCTGCTCAACCTTTACCGGCTGGCGATCGGGCCCGACATTGTCGACCGGATTCTTGCCCTGGACACTCTGATGATCAACAGCATTGCCCTGATTGTGCTGGCGGACATCCAGATGTCGCTGGGCATTCTGTTCGAGGCGGCCCTGCTGATCGCCCTGATGGGATTCGTCGGCACCGTGGCCATGACCAAGTACCTGCTGAGGGGGGATGTGATCGAATGA
- a CDS encoding Na+/H+ antiporter subunit G has protein sequence MNGSEMPLLLELAITFFLVAGAIVALIGSIGLARLKDVYMRLHGPTKASTLGVGCILVASLLYFSFLKGGLSVQEALVTLFLFVTAPVSAHMMAKAALHRKLKCSPQTRSGPPDQ, from the coding sequence ATGAACGGTTCAGAGATGCCCCTGCTTCTGGAGCTGGCGATTACCTTCTTCCTGGTAGCGGGCGCCATTGTTGCGCTGATCGGCTCCATTGGTCTGGCGCGACTGAAGGACGTCTACATGCGACTGCATGGGCCCACCAAGGCCAGCACCCTCGGCGTGGGCTGTATCCTGGTGGCGTCCTTGCTGTATTTCAGTTTTCTGAAAGGCGGGTTGTCGGTCCAGGAGGCGCTGGTGACCCTGTTCCTGTTTGTGACGGCGCCGGTCAGCGCCCATATGATGGCGAAGGCGGCGCTGCACCGGAAGCTGAAGTGCTCCCCCCAGACCCGTAGTGGGCCGCCGGATCAGTGA
- a CDS encoding thioesterase family protein, protein MARIKLSFPDDAFYFETKMPVRITDINGANHLGNDALVSMLSEARAQFLVSYGVQEADKDGMGIIVTDLATMYQSESFFPEMLRFEVGLMDFNKYGGDFVFRVTKAESGQPVALAKYGFVFFNYQRKSVVPMPESFRARFADH, encoded by the coding sequence TTGGCCCGTATCAAGCTCTCTTTCCCCGATGATGCCTTTTACTTTGAAACCAAGATGCCGGTTCGTATCACCGATATCAATGGTGCCAACCACCTGGGCAACGATGCGCTCGTATCCATGCTGTCCGAAGCCAGGGCCCAGTTTCTGGTGAGCTATGGCGTTCAGGAGGCCGACAAAGACGGCATGGGCATCATCGTCACCGACCTGGCAACCATGTACCAGTCTGAATCCTTCTTTCCGGAGATGCTCAGGTTTGAAGTGGGATTAATGGACTTCAACAAATATGGTGGCGATTTCGTCTTTCGGGTCACCAAGGCTGAAAGCGGGCAACCAGTGGCCCTGGCCAAATACGGCTTTGTGTTCTTCAACTACCAGCGCAAGTCCGTCGTGCCGATGCCCGAAAGCTTCCGGGCACGGTTTGCAGATCACTGA
- a CDS encoding MBL fold metallo-hydrolase, whose product MDIRPAATLVLTKDTADGLKVLLLQRTWEAVFMPGFFVFPGGSVDEQDIEGRAHAIGRGDTDISQTMSLDEGGADYMLAAVRECFEEAGILVAQDQDDGDVATGHPVHQDRMALFKGELTLSEVCQRHKLTIPLDRLAYLGHWITPPGPPRRFDTRFFVAVAPENQVASHDGVETIDHVWLSPAQALEDHRCGLRLLGLPTIRTLRILSDFDTTGEVMRYAHANPPEPYPSKSWPAVKKGKSVLLEPGAPAYDEAAKLDPEGEGSTRAEIVPGEPVEVAAGVVRLTAPNPGMMTGPGTNTYLLGHKRFTVLDPGPENATHIERILEITGGAIDQVVVTHTHQDHSPGTVALKARTGCRVYGQPAPEGAAQDQTFAADEEPVDGDLITTDAGTLKVLHTPGHASNHLCYLLMEQELLFSGDHVMQGSTVVINPPDGDMKAYLESLYDLLDEPVRYIAPAHGFLMGHPEAVIDYLITHRLAREHKVARVLKSLTRASLKALTAEAYDDVPAAIHGVAARSALAHLLKLETDGRAAKKGEIWHATSHT is encoded by the coding sequence ATGGATATTCGCCCTGCTGCAACGCTGGTTCTGACAAAAGATACTGCCGATGGTCTGAAGGTATTGCTGCTGCAACGAACCTGGGAAGCGGTCTTTATGCCCGGATTCTTTGTCTTTCCGGGTGGCTCTGTCGACGAGCAGGACATAGAAGGACGTGCACATGCCATAGGCCGTGGCGATACAGATATCAGTCAGACCATGAGCCTGGACGAAGGCGGGGCTGACTATATGCTGGCTGCGGTCAGAGAGTGTTTTGAGGAAGCCGGTATTCTGGTGGCGCAGGACCAGGATGATGGAGACGTAGCTACCGGGCACCCGGTTCATCAGGACCGCATGGCGCTATTCAAGGGTGAATTGACGCTGTCGGAGGTTTGCCAGCGACACAAACTGACGATTCCGCTGGACCGGCTGGCCTATCTGGGGCATTGGATTACGCCACCCGGGCCGCCCCGCAGGTTTGATACCCGGTTTTTCGTGGCAGTGGCGCCGGAGAACCAAGTTGCGAGCCATGACGGGGTGGAAACGATTGATCATGTCTGGCTGAGTCCTGCGCAGGCGCTGGAGGATCACCGCTGTGGCCTTCGGTTGCTGGGCCTGCCCACCATCCGCACGCTGCGGATACTGAGCGATTTCGACACCACGGGCGAGGTGATGCGTTACGCTCATGCCAATCCGCCAGAGCCCTATCCCAGCAAGTCATGGCCGGCGGTAAAGAAGGGGAAGTCGGTGTTGCTGGAGCCTGGGGCGCCGGCGTATGACGAAGCCGCCAAGCTGGATCCAGAGGGGGAAGGCTCGACCCGTGCGGAGATAGTGCCCGGTGAACCGGTGGAAGTCGCAGCCGGTGTGGTGCGGCTGACGGCCCCGAATCCGGGGATGATGACCGGGCCGGGCACCAATACCTATTTACTGGGGCACAAACGATTCACGGTACTGGACCCGGGGCCGGAAAATGCCACCCATATTGAACGGATTCTGGAAATCACCGGCGGGGCGATCGATCAGGTGGTGGTGACCCACACCCACCAGGACCATTCCCCCGGTACCGTCGCGCTGAAAGCCAGGACCGGGTGCCGTGTTTATGGTCAGCCGGCGCCGGAAGGGGCGGCCCAGGACCAGACGTTTGCTGCGGATGAGGAACCGGTCGACGGGGACCTGATTACAACCGACGCTGGCACGCTGAAAGTGCTTCACACACCGGGCCATGCCTCCAACCACCTGTGTTACCTGCTGATGGAGCAGGAACTTCTGTTTTCCGGTGATCACGTTATGCAGGGTTCGACGGTGGTGATTAATCCCCCGGACGGCGATATGAAGGCCTACCTGGAGTCCCTGTACGATCTGCTGGACGAGCCGGTGCGCTACATTGCCCCGGCTCACGGTTTTCTGATGGGGCACCCGGAAGCGGTTATCGATTACCTGATTACCCACCGCCTGGCCCGGGAACATAAGGTGGCGCGGGTGCTGAAGAGTCTGACCAGGGCCAGCCTGAAGGCTTTGACGGCGGAAGCGTACGACGACGTGCCGGCGGCGATCCACGGGGTTGCGGCTCGTTCTGCGCTGGCACATCTGCTGAAACTGGAGACGGATGGCAGGGCGGCGAAGAAAGGCGAGATCTGGCATGCCACTTCACACACCTGA
- a CDS encoding YqaE/Pmp3 family membrane protein, giving the protein MDLLRILIAILLPPLGVFLQVGIGKHFWINIVLTLLGYIPGIVHAVWVIAKK; this is encoded by the coding sequence ATGGATCTTTTGCGAATTCTTATTGCGATTTTGTTACCGCCGTTGGGGGTGTTTTTACAAGTGGGGATCGGAAAGCACTTCTGGATCAACATTGTGTTGACCCTTCTAGGCTATATTCCGGGTATTGTCCACGCGGTGTGGGTTATCGCAAAGAAATAA